A stretch of Candidatus Poribacteria bacterium DNA encodes these proteins:
- a CDS encoding protein kinase: protein MTRNQQISPPVPRKFVPPSTNEAIEYKGVQYYIGEQIGKGAFGAVFDCRDEWGNELAAKVLLLRNRPYETVREEWIHELKNLQQLRHPQVTFIHQAFEYRDTFYLIVEKCAFTLKVLIEDPSTNGFLMGSSTSTIMDMFTRTCMQEMFLYLDRKTQWFQTRTLFGDSRSAI from the coding sequence ATGACACGTAACCAACAAATCTCACCGCCAGTTCCGCGGAAGTTTGTGCCTCCAAGCACCAATGAAGCGATTGAATATAAAGGTGTGCAGTACTACATCGGCGAACAAATCGGGAAGGGAGCGTTCGGGGCTGTTTTTGACTGTCGCGACGAATGGGGAAACGAGCTAGCCGCCAAAGTACTTTTGCTACGGAATCGTCCGTATGAGACAGTAAGAGAGGAATGGATTCATGAACTTAAAAATCTTCAACAGCTTCGGCACCCGCAAGTTACCTTTATCCATCAAGCGTTTGAATATCGAGATACGTTCTACCTGATTGTCGAGAAGTGTGCATTCACGTTGAAGGTTTTGATCGAAGACCCCAGCACCAACGGTTTCTTAATGGGCTCCAGTACATCCACGATCATGGATATGTTCACAAGGACTTGCATGCAGGAAATGTTTTTGTATCTCGACAGAAAGACGCAATGGTTCCAGACAAGGACCCTGTTTGGAGATTCAAGATCGGCGATTTAG